From a single Camelus bactrianus isolate YW-2024 breed Bactrian camel chromosome 11, ASM4877302v1, whole genome shotgun sequence genomic region:
- the ZNF248 gene encoding zinc finger protein 248 isoform X2, which yields MNKSQEQVSFRDVCVDFTQEEWYLLDPTQKILYRDVILENYSHLVSVGNCITKPEVIFKIEQGEEPWIPEERFPKQYLSDWKVDDLIESSQENQDEHFWQLAFTTNKKLSTNSGDRVRKTFSLGTDSVPSRNFLCKICDSCEMSLKNISGLIINRKNYSGKKSDEFNVYEKLLLDIRHEKTTGGRSYKYNQKRNVLHHSPDLTQPIFNQPFEYNENGQGFHGEAAFFTNKKAQRGETLCKYNECGRTFIQSLKLNLSQRTHLEMEPYECSICGKSFFVDLRLGHQRALTGDNPYEFDEYGQIFCDNSTFIIPQGTYPRKIPHEYKVNHKTWEKSALFKHQIVHMGEKPYQHNENGNTSNKKSHFTQLRRAHSGEKTFECGECGKTFWEKSNLTQHQRTHTGEKPYECTECGKSFCQKPHLTNHQRTHTGEKPYECKQCGKTFCVKSNLTEHQRTHTGEKPYECNACGKSFCHRSALTVHQRTHTGEKPFICNECGKSFCVKSNLIVHQRTHTGEKPYKCNECGKTFCEKSALTKHQRTHTGEKPYECSGCGKTFSQRSVLTKHQRIHTRVKALSAS from the exons atgaacaaatcccag GAACAAGTGTCattcagagatgtgtgtgtggacTTCACCCAGGAAGAGTGGTACCTACTGGATCCTACTCAGAAGATATTATACAGAGATGTGATCCTGGAAAATTACAGCCACCTTGTCTCAGTAG GGAATTGCATTACTAAGCCAGAAGTGATCTTCAAGATTGAGCAAGGAGAAGAGCCCTGGATACCAGAGGAAAGATTCCCAAAACAGTACCTCTCAG ACTGGAAAGTTGATGACCTGATAGAGAGCAGCCAGGAAAATCAAGATGAACATTTTTGGCAACTTGCTTTCACCACCAACAAAAAGTTAAGTACAAATAGTGGTGATAGAGTAAGAAAAACTTTCAGTCTAGGTACAGACTCCGTTCCTTCCAGAAATTTTCTGTGTAAGATATGTGACTCATGTGAAATGAGTTTGAAGAACATTTCAGGCTTAATTATTAACAGAAAGAACTATTCTGGAAAGAAGTCGGATGAGTTTAATGTATATGAGAAGTTACTCCTTGACATTAGGCATGAGAAAACTACTGGAGGGAGATCTTATAAATATAATCAAAAAAGGAATGTCCTCCATCATAGCCCAGATCTCACTCAGCCTATTTTTAACCAGCCTTTTGAGTATAATGAAAATGGACAAGGCTTCCATGGGGAGGCAGCCTTTTTCACAAACAAGAAAGCTCAGAGAGGAGAGACACTCTGTAAATATAATGAATGTGGAAGAACCTTCATCCAAAGTTTGAAGCTCAATTTATCTCAGAGAACTCATTTGGAAATGGAGCCATATGAATGCAGTATTTGTGGGAAGTCCTTCTTTGTGGATTTAAGATTGGGACATCAGAGAGCTCTTACAGGGGACAATCCTTATGAATTTGATGAATATGGGCAAATTTTCTGTGACAATTCAACTTTCATTATCCCTCAGGGAACTTACCCAAGAAAAATCCCCCATGAATATAAAGTAAATCACAAAACATGGGAAAAGTCAGCCCTCTTTAAACATCAGATAGTACACATGGGGGAGAAACCTTATCAGcacaatgaaaatggaaatacttcCAACAAGAAGTCACACTTCACCCAGCTTCGAAGAGCTCACTCAGGAGAAAAAACCTTCGAATGTGGTGAATGTGGGAAGACATTCTGGGAGAAGTCAAACCTCACTCAACATCAGCGaacacacacaggagagaaaccctatgaatgtactgaatgtgggaaatcctttTGTCAGAAACCACATCTTACCAACCATCAGCGAAcgcacacaggagagaaaccctatgaatgtaagcAGTGTGGGAAAACATTCTGTGTGAAGTCAAACCTCACTGAACATCAGAGAACCCACACAggggagaaaccctatgaatgtaacgCATGTGGAAAATCCTTCTGCCACAGGTCAGCCCTAACTGTACATCAGAGaacacacacaggagagaaaccctttatatgtaatgaatgtgggaaatccttcTGTGTGAAGTCAAACCTCATTGTGCATCAAAGAACTCACACAGGGGAGAAACCTTATAAATGTAATGAGTGTGGGAAAACCTTCTGTGAGAAATCAGCTCTCACTAAACATCAGAGGACTCACACAGGGGAGAAACCCTATGAGTGTAGTGGATGTGGGAAAACCTTCAGTCAGAGGTCAGTGCTCACTAAACATCAGAGGATTCACACCAGGGTGAAAGCACTCTCAGCGTCCTGA
- the ZNF248 gene encoding zinc finger protein 248 isoform X1 produces the protein MNKSQEQVSFRDVCVDFTQEEWYLLDPTQKILYRDVILENYSHLVSVGNCITKPEVIFKIEQGEEPWIPEERFPKQYLSEDWKVDDLIESSQENQDEHFWQLAFTTNKKLSTNSGDRVRKTFSLGTDSVPSRNFLCKICDSCEMSLKNISGLIINRKNYSGKKSDEFNVYEKLLLDIRHEKTTGGRSYKYNQKRNVLHHSPDLTQPIFNQPFEYNENGQGFHGEAAFFTNKKAQRGETLCKYNECGRTFIQSLKLNLSQRTHLEMEPYECSICGKSFFVDLRLGHQRALTGDNPYEFDEYGQIFCDNSTFIIPQGTYPRKIPHEYKVNHKTWEKSALFKHQIVHMGEKPYQHNENGNTSNKKSHFTQLRRAHSGEKTFECGECGKTFWEKSNLTQHQRTHTGEKPYECTECGKSFCQKPHLTNHQRTHTGEKPYECKQCGKTFCVKSNLTEHQRTHTGEKPYECNACGKSFCHRSALTVHQRTHTGEKPFICNECGKSFCVKSNLIVHQRTHTGEKPYKCNECGKTFCEKSALTKHQRTHTGEKPYECSGCGKTFSQRSVLTKHQRIHTRVKALSAS, from the exons atgaacaaatcccag GAACAAGTGTCattcagagatgtgtgtgtggacTTCACCCAGGAAGAGTGGTACCTACTGGATCCTACTCAGAAGATATTATACAGAGATGTGATCCTGGAAAATTACAGCCACCTTGTCTCAGTAG GGAATTGCATTACTAAGCCAGAAGTGATCTTCAAGATTGAGCAAGGAGAAGAGCCCTGGATACCAGAGGAAAGATTCCCAAAACAGTACCTCTCAG aaGACTGGAAAGTTGATGACCTGATAGAGAGCAGCCAGGAAAATCAAGATGAACATTTTTGGCAACTTGCTTTCACCACCAACAAAAAGTTAAGTACAAATAGTGGTGATAGAGTAAGAAAAACTTTCAGTCTAGGTACAGACTCCGTTCCTTCCAGAAATTTTCTGTGTAAGATATGTGACTCATGTGAAATGAGTTTGAAGAACATTTCAGGCTTAATTATTAACAGAAAGAACTATTCTGGAAAGAAGTCGGATGAGTTTAATGTATATGAGAAGTTACTCCTTGACATTAGGCATGAGAAAACTACTGGAGGGAGATCTTATAAATATAATCAAAAAAGGAATGTCCTCCATCATAGCCCAGATCTCACTCAGCCTATTTTTAACCAGCCTTTTGAGTATAATGAAAATGGACAAGGCTTCCATGGGGAGGCAGCCTTTTTCACAAACAAGAAAGCTCAGAGAGGAGAGACACTCTGTAAATATAATGAATGTGGAAGAACCTTCATCCAAAGTTTGAAGCTCAATTTATCTCAGAGAACTCATTTGGAAATGGAGCCATATGAATGCAGTATTTGTGGGAAGTCCTTCTTTGTGGATTTAAGATTGGGACATCAGAGAGCTCTTACAGGGGACAATCCTTATGAATTTGATGAATATGGGCAAATTTTCTGTGACAATTCAACTTTCATTATCCCTCAGGGAACTTACCCAAGAAAAATCCCCCATGAATATAAAGTAAATCACAAAACATGGGAAAAGTCAGCCCTCTTTAAACATCAGATAGTACACATGGGGGAGAAACCTTATCAGcacaatgaaaatggaaatacttcCAACAAGAAGTCACACTTCACCCAGCTTCGAAGAGCTCACTCAGGAGAAAAAACCTTCGAATGTGGTGAATGTGGGAAGACATTCTGGGAGAAGTCAAACCTCACTCAACATCAGCGaacacacacaggagagaaaccctatgaatgtactgaatgtgggaaatcctttTGTCAGAAACCACATCTTACCAACCATCAGCGAAcgcacacaggagagaaaccctatgaatgtaagcAGTGTGGGAAAACATTCTGTGTGAAGTCAAACCTCACTGAACATCAGAGAACCCACACAggggagaaaccctatgaatgtaacgCATGTGGAAAATCCTTCTGCCACAGGTCAGCCCTAACTGTACATCAGAGaacacacacaggagagaaaccctttatatgtaatgaatgtgggaaatccttcTGTGTGAAGTCAAACCTCATTGTGCATCAAAGAACTCACACAGGGGAGAAACCTTATAAATGTAATGAGTGTGGGAAAACCTTCTGTGAGAAATCAGCTCTCACTAAACATCAGAGGACTCACACAGGGGAGAAACCCTATGAGTGTAGTGGATGTGGGAAAACCTTCAGTCAGAGGTCAGTGCTCACTAAACATCAGAGGATTCACACCAGGGTGAAAGCACTCTCAGCGTCCTGA